TCATATAGGCTTCGTCGCGAGTGCAGAGGCTGTCGCCGTGCATCAACAGTACGGGTTCGCCGTAAAACTGCACGACACTCGGATCCTTCAGCAAGGTGCAGCCGGCCTGTTTGCAAAAGGCCTGGCCGAGCATGAAGTCGCGATTGCCGTGCATCAGAAAAATCGCCGTGCCGCTGTCGCTGAGGTCGCGCAGGGCCTGGCAGATGGAACGCTGGAAGGGTGTCATGGCATCGTCGCCAATCCACGCCTCGAAAAAGTCGCCCAGAATGTACAGCGCACTCGCCGAGCGGGCGCGTCCGGCGAGCAAATCCAGAAACGCCCGGGTAATGTCCGGGCGCTCCTCTTCCAGATGCAAATCTGAAATCAGCAATATCACTCAATGATCTCGGCTTTCTCGATGATCACGTCGTCTGCTGGTACGTCCTGGTGGCCGGACTTCATGGTGGTGGAAACACCTTTGATCTTGTCGACAACGTCAGTGCCGGCAGTCACTTTGCCGAATACCGCGTAGCCCCAGCCCTGGGCGGTCTTGGCGCTGTGGTTCAGGAAGCTGTTGTCAGCCACGTTGATGAAGAACTGCGCGGAAGCCGAATGCGGCTCCATGGTGCGAGCCATGGCGACGGTGTATTTGTCGTTGGAAAGACCGTTGTCGGCTTCGTTCTGGATGCTTGGGCGCTTGTCTTTCTTTTCTTTCATGCCTGGCTCGAAACCACCGCCCTGGATCATGAAGTTACCGATAACACGGTGGAAAACGGTGTTTTCGTAGTGACCGGCTTTGACGTACTCAACGAAGTTGGCCACGGTGAGCGGGGCTTTCTCGGCGTTCAGTTCGAGGACGATGTCGCCATGGTTGGTGGTCAGTTTGACTTGGGTCATGATCGGTACTCTTTATAGGAGAGGTGTTTCAAAGAATTCGTGGTTTTGGAACGCGCAGTCCCGCAACCGGTTCAGCCTGTATTGGCCAAGGTGCGCAGTT
The Pseudomonas sp. MYb327 DNA segment above includes these coding regions:
- the lpxH gene encoding UDP-2,3-diacylglucosamine diphosphatase — protein: MILLISDLHLEEERPDITRAFLDLLAGRARSASALYILGDFFEAWIGDDAMTPFQRSICQALRDLSDSGTAIFLMHGNRDFMLGQAFCKQAGCTLLKDPSVVQFYGEPVLLMHGDSLCTRDEAYMKLRRYLRNPITLFILRHLPLRTRHKLARKLRSESRAQTRMKANDIVDVTPQEIPRIMQQYGVKTLIHGHTHRPAIHKLQLGDQAAKRIVLGDWDRQGWALQVDEHGFALAPFDFAPPPQLAAPTK
- a CDS encoding peptidylprolyl isomerase, with amino-acid sequence MTQVKLTTNHGDIVLELNAEKAPLTVANFVEYVKAGHYENTVFHRVIGNFMIQGGGFEPGMKEKKDKRPSIQNEADNGLSNDKYTVAMARTMEPHSASAQFFINVADNSFLNHSAKTAQGWGYAVFGKVTAGTDVVDKIKGVSTTMKSGHQDVPADDVIIEKAEIIE